The Sphaeramia orbicularis chromosome 16, fSphaOr1.1, whole genome shotgun sequence genome window below encodes:
- the LOC115436306 gene encoding zinc finger protein 239-like: MDGRPTCDQCGKTFTSASHLKIHQRIHTGERPYECDQCGKTFTTAGSLKIHQRIHNGERPYECDQCGKTFTIASSLKIHQLIHTGERPYECDQCGKNFTQMSGLTCHKHIHTGERPYECDQCGKTFTTASSLKIHQRIHTGERPYECDQCGKNFTQMSGLKCHKRIHTGERPYKCDQCGKNFTQMSGLKYHQGIHTGERPYECNQCGNAFTTVSYLKIHQRIHSGQKLYYCDHCGNAFSTANYLKIHQRIHSGQNLYYCDQCGKAFTRASYLKIHQRIHTGERPYECDQCGKNFTQRHEVKAHQRIHTGERT; the protein is encoded by the coding sequence atggatggaagacccacctgtgaccagtgtggaaagactttcaccagcGCAAGTCACCTAAAAattcaccaacgcatccacactggagaaagaccatatgagtgtgaccagtgtggaaagactttcaccacagcaggttccctaaaaatccaccaacgcatccacaatggagaaagaccatatgagtgtgaccagtgtggaaagactttcaccataGCAAGttccctaaaaatccaccaacttatccacactggagaaagaccatatgagtgtgaccaatgCGGAAAGAATTTCACCCAAATGAGTGGGCTTACATgtcacaaacacattcacactggagaaagaccatatgagtgtgaccagtgtggaaagactttcaccacagcaagttccctaaaaatccaccaacgtatccacactggagaaagaccatatgagtgtgaccaatgCGGAAAGAATTTCACCCAAATGAGTGGGCTTAAATGTCacaaacgcatccacactggagaaagaccatataagtGTGACCAATGCGGAAAGAATTTCACCCAAATGAGTGGGCTTAAATATCACCAaggcatccacactggagaacgACCATATGAGTgtaaccagtgtggaaatgctttcaccacagtaagttacctaaaaatccaccaacgcatccacagtggacaaaAACTGTATTACTGTGACCATTGTGGAAATGCTTTCAGCACAGCAaattacctaaaaatccaccaacgcatccacagtggacaaaATCTGtattactgtgaccagtgtggaaaggctttcaccagagcaagttacctaaaaatccaccaacgcatccacactggagaaagaccatatgagtgtgaccagtgtggaaagaattTCACCCAAAGGCATGAGGTTAAAGCTCACCAACgtattcacactggagaaagaacATAA